One window of the Candidatus Hydrogenedentota bacterium genome contains the following:
- a CDS encoding PmoA family protein → MRGTGVVTAASLVLLCAGAMAAEPGTPIPFTVNGAPLFAYMPGPAPSRSYVVELRTPSGLNVLRDQVADHIHHHGLMMSFMVDKVDFWAETPECGKQIAQSLEKTAAGISERLVWTGTDGAARLLESRAVTAAPDAESGCTLLRWRSEFSLPPGREKAELTGSHYHGLGMRFIAAMDGQGPFFNASGVPGEIVRGEERNVPADWCAYTAKAEGKPVTVAMFAHPKNARHPAVWFTMPVGFAYMSATLNLHKEPLVLEGGEPLLLDYAVALWDGTKTTDDIEKAYRRWLADSPR, encoded by the coding sequence ATGCGTGGAACAGGCGTTGTGACGGCGGCATCGCTGGTGCTTTTGTGCGCGGGGGCCATGGCCGCCGAACCCGGCACGCCCATCCCCTTCACGGTCAACGGCGCGCCCCTTTTCGCGTACATGCCGGGCCCCGCGCCGTCGCGCTCGTATGTGGTGGAGCTGCGCACGCCGTCGGGCCTCAATGTGCTGCGCGACCAGGTGGCGGACCATATCCACCACCACGGGCTGATGATGTCCTTTATGGTGGACAAAGTGGATTTCTGGGCGGAGACGCCGGAGTGTGGAAAGCAAATAGCCCAGTCGCTGGAGAAGACTGCGGCGGGAATATCGGAGCGGCTGGTCTGGACCGGGACGGACGGCGCGGCGCGCCTGCTCGAGTCGCGCGCGGTGACCGCCGCGCCGGACGCGGAAAGCGGCTGCACGCTGCTGCGGTGGCGTTCGGAGTTCTCCCTGCCCCCGGGCCGGGAGAAGGCGGAGTTGACCGGCTCGCATTACCACGGGCTGGGCATGCGGTTCATCGCCGCCATGGACGGCCAGGGGCCCTTCTTCAATGCCAGCGGCGTGCCCGGCGAGATTGTCCGGGGCGAGGAGCGCAATGTGCCGGCGGACTGGTGCGCCTACACCGCCAAAGCGGAGGGGAAACCCGTGACGGTGGCCATGTTCGCCCACCCGAAAAACGCGCGGCACCCCGCCGTGTGGTTCACCATGCCCGTCGGCTTCGCCTACATGTCCGCCACCCTGAACCTGCACAAGGAGCCTCTCGTGCTGGAGGGCGGCGAGCCGCTGCTCCTTGATTACGCGGTGGCGCTATGGGACGGCACAAAGACGACGGACGACATCGAAAAGGCATACAGGCGCTGGCTGGCGGACAGCCCGCGCTGA